One part of the [Synechococcus] sp. NIES-970 genome encodes these proteins:
- a CDS encoding two-component response regulator has product MATLLLVEDSPTEAQIITSCLENAGFSLLKVTTAEAAKAILDQKMIDGIVLDVVLPGQSGFGFCREVKNDPKTKDIPVIMCSSKSEKMDKKWASKQGANDYVTKPIDQNELLNAVRRWVH; this is encoded by the coding sequence ATGGCAACGCTATTACTTGTTGAAGACAGTCCGACTGAAGCACAAATCATTACGAGTTGTTTAGAAAATGCCGGATTTAGCCTTTTAAAGGTCACTACTGCTGAGGCGGCGAAAGCAATTTTAGATCAAAAAATGATTGATGGAATTGTGTTAGATGTTGTGTTGCCGGGTCAAAGTGGATTTGGTTTTTGCCGGGAGGTTAAAAATGATCCAAAAACTAAAGATATTCCTGTGATTATGTGTTCCAGTAAGTCTGAAAAAATGGATAAAAAATGGGCTAGTAAACAAGGTGCAAATGATTATGTTACCAAACCTATTGACCAAAACGAACTGTTAAATGCCGTTCGACGTTGGGTTCATTAG
- a CDS encoding hypothetical protein (conserved hypothetical protein) has product MLGKILGKKKDDFFMELPAQGDESTAAAPMAPAVRSEAVETPEANASGEPVAAAPAPVVSAPTASDPESIIAAAVQAASQEAAQAQTAMVGGFATGYLLNPGNRSQRRRPGANMAAFKAMAQTVKI; this is encoded by the coding sequence GTGCTTGGAAAAATTTTAGGAAAGAAAAAAGACGACTTTTTTATGGAACTGCCCGCCCAGGGCGATGAATCTACCGCCGCTGCGCCCATGGCCCCAGCAGTGCGCTCTGAGGCAGTAGAAACCCCTGAGGCTAACGCATCAGGTGAGCCTGTGGCAGCTGCCCCTGCCCCTGTGGTGAGTGCCCCTACTGCGAGCGATCCAGAAAGCATCATCGCCGCTGCGGTTCAGGCGGCCAGCCAAGAAGCAGCCCAGGCCCAAACGGCCATGGTCGGTGGTTTCGCCACGGGCTATCTCCTCAACCCCGGCAACCGTTCCCAGCGGCGTCGCCCTGGGGCAAACATGGCCGCGTTTAAAGCCATGGCCCAAACGGTCAAAATCTAG
- a CDS encoding two component response regulator encodes MTAAGNTLNLIADQLNHLCQTRATGELIVGNSQYQGHIHLLSGRLLHATAGIHSTRRWNRITQRLAPQWRPNPQELNSPHMWEYQLLYQGITTKQLTVMQAKAIIRAIAQEVFFDLGCYPDAKVEWNENQKNATEIALSLSLSYLEVEPDLNRVTQLQQQWQAAGLGNLSPTLAPVLKPGIDPSALGVLGQYLNGEFSMWDISMRLGKSVNSVANALIPLLKKRIVQLKKIADLPHPLASTDSSAGNNNQANGSVSPKKRDALIACIDDSPVILQTLRKILESAGYRTIGISEPMRGVAKLIESQPDIIILDLVMPNASGYSVCKFLRQTSVFEKTPIIVLTSRDTLIDRNRAKLVGASDFLGKPPDPEKTIALIERYLDEVGEQGSDSAKLQTKT; translated from the coding sequence ATGACTGCTGCCGGCAATACGCTCAATCTCATCGCCGATCAACTCAACCACCTCTGCCAAACTAGGGCAACAGGTGAGCTGATCGTGGGGAATAGTCAATACCAGGGACATATTCATCTCCTGTCGGGGCGTCTTCTCCATGCCACCGCAGGGATCCACTCCACCCGCCGTTGGAACCGCATCACCCAGCGACTCGCCCCCCAATGGAGGCCGAATCCCCAGGAGCTCAACAGTCCCCACATGTGGGAATACCAACTCCTCTACCAGGGGATTACGACGAAACAATTAACAGTAATGCAGGCGAAGGCGATCATTCGGGCGATCGCCCAAGAAGTCTTCTTCGATCTCGGTTGTTACCCCGATGCCAAGGTCGAATGGAACGAAAACCAAAAAAACGCCACAGAAATTGCCCTGAGCTTGTCCCTGTCCTATCTGGAAGTAGAACCCGACCTTAACCGCGTCACACAGCTCCAACAACAATGGCAGGCCGCTGGATTAGGGAACCTAAGCCCCACCCTAGCACCAGTGCTCAAGCCCGGCATTGACCCCAGTGCCCTCGGCGTTTTGGGTCAATATCTCAACGGCGAATTTTCCATGTGGGATATTTCCATGCGCCTGGGTAAATCCGTTAATAGCGTTGCCAATGCCCTGATCCCTCTCCTTAAAAAACGCATTGTTCAACTCAAAAAAATTGCGGATCTCCCCCATCCCCTCGCCAGCACCGACAGTTCTGCTGGTAACAATAACCAAGCCAATGGCAGCGTGAGTCCGAAAAAACGAGATGCCCTCATTGCCTGCATCGATGACAGCCCCGTTATCCTCCAGACCCTCCGAAAAATTCTTGAAAGTGCAGGTTATCGGACCATTGGCATCAGTGAACCCATGCGGGGGGTTGCCAAACTTATCGAAAGCCAACCAGATATCATCATCCTCGATCTGGTCATGCCCAACGCCAGTGGCTACAGCGTTTGCAAATTCCTGCGGCAAACCTCTGTCTTTGAGAAAACTCCCATTATCGTGCTGACCAGTCGCGACACCCTAATCGATCGCAACCGAGCGAAGTTGGTGGGCGCTTCTGACTTTCTGGGGAAACCTCCAGATCCAGAAAAAACCATTGCCCTGATCGAAAGATACCTCGATGAAGTGGGCGAACAAGGTAGTGATTCTGCCAAGCTTCAAACAAAAACCTAA
- the cruP gene encoding lycopene cyclase CruP has product MGQVETILRDMPGDPLTGLKAADQRWRAWRQGEISHDPMVQTGTDEFPGYDCDVLVCGGTLGLLLGAALQRRGWQVIILERGMLQGRVQEWNISRGELEILVDLELLSEAELREAIATEFNPLRIQFHGGDPLWVKNILNIGVSPRRLLAKVKEKFLTWGGKIFENQSCTKITISPGGAIAKTAKFTFRTRSILDAMGHFSPIAQQVRQGQKPDGVCLVVGSCAQGFADNNKGDLIYSCTPIRNQCQYFWEAFPAQDGRTTYLFTYLDAHPQRFDLAFLLEEYFKLLPDYQQVDLEALDFQRFLFGFFPSYRRSPLRYPWGRILPIGDSSGAQSPVSFGGFGSMLRHLGRLTTGLDDALKQDCCDRQGLALLQPYQPNISVTWLFQKAMSVGINQTCPPNQINDLLNAVFGVMAQLGEETLNPFLQDVVQFKGLTRTLPRVDFKTVLPLLPHLGVGALADWLRHYLTLGLYTSGYGLSQRLPLGDSYRIKRQVEAWQYGSGQDFHGVPTQANS; this is encoded by the coding sequence ATGGGTCAGGTAGAAACAATTTTGCGCGACATGCCTGGGGATCCTTTAACGGGCCTCAAGGCCGCAGACCAGCGCTGGCGGGCCTGGCGACAGGGGGAGATTTCCCACGACCCGATGGTGCAGACTGGGACGGACGAGTTTCCAGGCTATGACTGTGATGTGCTGGTCTGCGGGGGAACCCTCGGTCTGCTCTTGGGGGCAGCGCTCCAGCGGCGGGGTTGGCAGGTGATTATTTTAGAGCGGGGCATGTTGCAGGGGCGGGTGCAGGAATGGAATATCTCCCGGGGGGAGTTGGAAATCTTGGTCGATCTAGAGCTACTCAGTGAGGCGGAACTACGGGAGGCGATCGCCACAGAATTCAACCCCCTGCGCATCCAGTTCCATGGGGGGGATCCCCTCTGGGTCAAAAACATTCTCAACATCGGTGTCAGTCCCCGCCGCCTGTTGGCTAAGGTCAAGGAAAAATTCCTCACTTGGGGCGGCAAAATTTTTGAAAACCAAAGCTGTACAAAGATCACGATTTCACCGGGTGGGGCGATCGCCAAAACGGCAAAATTCACTTTCCGTACCCGTTCAATCCTCGATGCAATGGGGCATTTTTCCCCCATTGCCCAACAGGTGCGCCAGGGCCAGAAACCAGACGGAGTCTGTCTTGTTGTGGGGAGTTGTGCCCAGGGTTTTGCAGACAACAATAAAGGAGATTTAATCTACTCCTGCACACCGATCCGGAACCAGTGCCAATATTTCTGGGAAGCTTTTCCGGCCCAAGATGGCCGCACCACCTACCTATTTACTTACCTAGATGCCCATCCCCAGCGCTTTGATTTGGCCTTTTTGCTGGAAGAATATTTCAAGCTATTGCCGGATTATCAGCAAGTAGATTTAGAGGCCCTGGACTTTCAACGATTTCTCTTTGGTTTTTTCCCCAGTTATCGCCGCAGTCCCCTCCGTTATCCTTGGGGCCGTATTTTACCGATTGGGGACAGTAGTGGCGCCCAGTCTCCGGTGAGTTTTGGGGGGTTTGGGTCCATGTTGCGGCATCTGGGGCGATTAACCACTGGTCTGGATGACGCCCTAAAACAAGATTGTTGCGATCGCCAAGGGTTAGCTCTGTTGCAGCCTTACCAGCCGAATATTTCGGTGACTTGGCTATTCCAGAAGGCCATGAGCGTCGGCATCAATCAAACCTGTCCGCCTAACCAAATTAATGATCTGTTGAATGCTGTTTTTGGGGTGATGGCCCAGCTCGGTGAAGAGACTCTCAATCCTTTTTTGCAAGATGTGGTGCAGTTTAAGGGGCTGACACGAACATTGCCCCGGGTAGATTTTAAAACAGTGCTGCCTTTGCTGCCCCATTTGGGAGTGGGCGCCCTAGCCGACTGGTTGCGTCACTATCTAACCTTGGGACTCTATACCTCTGGCTATGGCCTCAGCCAGCGCTTACCCCTGGGGGATAGTTATCGCATCAAACGGCAGGTTGAAGCTTGGCAATATGGCTCAGGTCAAGATTTCCACGGCGTGCCAACCCAAGCAAACAGTTAA
- a CDS encoding hypothetical protein (conserved hypothetical protein, CheW-like domain) produces the protein MTANSPAIEGTTTQYISFLLSNGLRGMLPTSQLVETINLDLGNIVQIPDLPPVVVGVCGWRGEVLWLLDLAYALRSPPLLSGDYADAKCSVLRVNVNKQTFGIVVTEVQQLIRCDRQNISPELPPQIDPDVAPLVAGKFRQPSGEIILNINLEALLESIKQPA, from the coding sequence ATGACCGCCAATTCCCCCGCCATCGAAGGAACCACAACTCAGTATATTAGCTTCCTGCTATCCAATGGTTTAAGGGGCATGCTTCCTACCAGTCAATTGGTAGAAACCATCAATCTGGACTTGGGCAATATTGTCCAAATTCCTGATTTACCTCCTGTGGTGGTGGGGGTCTGCGGTTGGCGGGGTGAGGTGCTGTGGTTGCTGGATTTGGCCTATGCCCTGCGATCGCCACCGCTCCTTTCGGGGGACTATGCCGATGCAAAATGTAGTGTTCTCAGGGTCAATGTCAACAAACAAACCTTCGGTATTGTGGTCACAGAAGTGCAACAGCTGATCCGTTGCGATCGCCAAAATATTTCCCCAGAACTTCCTCCACAAATTGACCCAGATGTTGCCCCATTGGTAGCAGGAAAATTTCGACAACCCTCCGGTGAAATCATCCTCAACATCAACCTTGAAGCCCTTCTTGAGAGTATTAAACAGCCTGCTTAA